CCTGTCGTTTCTCTTTGATACCGGTTTTGGTCTGGCCGTGCTCGTTTATATCTTTTTACAGATCGCATACAGCGTTTTTTTAAAAAACGTTGTAATTCTCGATGTTTTTGTCATCAGCTTCGGTTTTCTCCTGAGGGTCATTGCGGGAGCGCTCGCGATTCATGTGGTGATTTCGAACTGGATACTTGTCTGCACCATGCTGCTTGCTCTTTTCCTCGCGCTTTCAAAACGCCGGCACGAGCTTGTGCTCCTCGAAAACAACGCCGACTCTCACCGTCAGATTCTCAGGGAGTACAGTCCGTACCTTCTCGATCAGATGATCGGAATCGTGACCTCGGCAACGCTTGTGGCATACATGATCTTTACCCTTTCCGATGAGACGACAGCCAAATTCGGTTCAGGCATGATACTGACCGTGCCGTTTGTCCTGTATGGCATTTTCCGGTACCTGTATCTCGTGCATCAGAAAAAGGTCGGAGGCCAGCCCGAGGAAGTGCTTCTGTCTGATATTCCTCTTCAACTCGATATTCTCGGGTACGGAATTGCCGCCCTGATAGTCATTTATTTCTGAATTGATCGAAAGCCGGGGATTATGGCATTCCGGCCCTATCGACACTGAAATATCCGTAATGTTGCCCGTACTATTATATTAAGGATTGTACCCATGACGACGTGCCCTGAAAATGAATACCATGATCTGTATGAAACCCTCTGCGCCGCCGCACGTCTCGGAGGATCGATTCTCCGGGAACATTTCGGGAAGCAGAAAGACATTATGTATAAAGGGAGAATAAATCCTGTAACGAATGTCGATCTCCAGTCCGAAAAAGCAATAATCGACCTCATCAAATCCCGTTATCCGGATCATGATATCATTACCGAGGAATCGCACATCGAGCTCATGGGTTCTCCGTTTCGATGGATCATCGATCCGCTGGACGGTACGGTGAATTATGCCCATGATTATCCGTTCGTTTCCGTCTCGGTAGCCCTCGAGATCGATGGTCGGCTGGAAATCGGAGCGGTATTCGACCCGGTGCGCGAGGAATTTTTCTCCGCGCGGCGCGGGCATGGCGCACAGTGCAACGGCAAGCCGATCTCCGTCTCGAAGATCGATTCGCTCGAAAAAAGCCTTCTGGCGACGGGATTTTCATACGATATCAGGGAAAACCCATACAACAATCTGGCGCATTTCAGTCATCTTATCATGTCCGTGCAGGGAATACGCCGTGACGGATCGGCGGCGCTCAATCTCTGTTACAGCGCCATGGGACGGTTCGACGGTTACTGGGAATTGAGCATATCGCCGTGGGACATTGCCGCCGGGACGCTTATAACCACCGAGGCAGGGGGTACGGTTACCAATCTCAGGGGCGAGCCGCTCTCGATCTATATGAATCAGATTGTGGCAACAAACGGGAAGATTCATGACGAACTTGTCGGCCACATCCGTCATGTCGATCGCGAACAGTATAACATGACCTGAGCTTCTATCCCGATCGATAATTGAACGCGGATTCACGCGGATCGAGCGGATTTACGCGGATTCGTTTTTTATATATATATTCTTTTGATGTTATCGATTAATTGTCACTAAAGATAGTATTAATAATCTATTATGTATCTTTGTGCCTTTGTGTCTTCGTGTCTTCGTGTCTTCGTAGTTGAATAATTTCATGAATATTCCGGGATAGATAAACAAAGTCCGTTTTGACGATAACCACCATATATCACCATTCTGGAAAGGTTTTTCAGTGAACCGCTCACGTGTATCAGTATTCGGAACATCCCCGGCGACAGTGCTCGATGATTACGGCAAACTCATGCGCAAGGCATCATACACCGGTACGGTGAAGCCGGGAGATGAGACTGTGCTCGCTGTCGACCTCTCGTGGCATCACTTTTTCCCCTCGGTCTCGACAACGCCGTGGCAGCTCGACGGAGTCCTGAAGACGCTCATCGATGACGGATTCGCGCCGGAACGGCTGAGCGTCTGTTACGGATGGCGGGATGGCGTCTCGACAAAAAAGGGAGAGGTGTTCAACCGGTTTGTGCCCGTACTCGAGCGGTACGGCATCGGCGCCTTTCACTTGAGCGAGGGGGAACGATGGATACGGTACGAGCCCAAAACAGCTCTGCGTATACTGCCGGAGATTTTCCCCGAAGGGATATACATTCCCGAAAGGCTGTCGGGAAAATCGGTCATCCTTCTCCCCACTATGAAAACCGAGGCGCTCTCGATAATCGCCGGGGCTCTATACACATGCTTCGAGACGCTGTTCGACAGGAACAGCACCCGGGCATACGGGGCATTTCACGAAGCGCTTGCCGATGCCTTCACAATAGCCGGAGATGTATTCGGAGGGATTTTCACGGTCATGGACGGCGTTTTTACCGGCGAGGGACCCGGACCGCTCAGCTACATGCCCAACGAGCGGAATCTTCTGCTTGCCTCGTCCGATCCCGTGGCGCTCGATGCGGTCGCAGCGTTCCTCATGGGCATCGACCCGCTGTCGATTCCGTTTATAAGGCTTGCACACGAGGACGGCCTCGGAACGGGGGATTTGAATGTTATCGATATTGACGGGGAAGATATCTCCTCAGTCCGTTTTGCCATGAATACCGGGAAAACCGGAATGGATACCCGCCTGCGCCTGCTGGAAAAGGGTCTCGCGGGGTCGCTTCTCCGCCCTCTTGCGCGGATTCTGACCGTTATGTACAGCGATTTCCACTGGTATGTCCGAATCGGCGAGAAGCGGATCAGAACCACCATGAAAGGTGAGTGGCTGAAAGTGTTTGAAGGATACCGGAAAAAAACCGGATGATTCATAAATTTTTTACCACGAAGACACAAAGACACAAAAAATACATAAGATATTATTTATACTACCATTAGCAATTATCAATCGCTTATGTCTAAAAGACATAACAAATCCGGGAAATTCCGTACAATCCGCGTAAATCCGCGTTCTATTACATTTTCCGATAAATCGGAGCTAACCCGCAGCATCGACCCCCAGAAATTCAGCGGTGCTTTCGAGCGTTCTGTTGACTATCGTCAGGCTGTCGGGCCCGAACGGTTCCAGAAACGCCGCGGCGAGAGCGAAATCCCCCATCTCGGTGAACACGTGACCGTCCGAATTCACCGCAAGCGGCGTGCCTTTACGGCGCGCGTGGTCGAGCATCTCGGAGAGCCAGTCGAGATTGACCTTATCCATTTTCAGGTGCGAGTTGTTGATTTCGAGCGCTGTGCCGGTTTCCGTCGCAACATCGGTCAGCTCGTCGAAATCGACCGGGAGCGTGCTGTAATAAGGGTGAGTGATGATCTTGAGCGCGGGATAGTTACGCATGGCGTTGACCAGCGCCCGGGTATTGATCTCTTTACCCGGACTGGACGCGAAGGCGTCATGGGGGTGAAGCCCTGCCAGGATGGCTTCATACCGGTAACCCGGGAACTCCGGCAGGTCAAGCTCGCCCCCGGCGCTCATGACCGAAGCCTCGATTCCCTTGAACACCCTGATACCGTCTATTACGCGCGGAATACGCCTGAGCAGCACCGAGAAATGGGCTCGCGGTGTATCGAGCGCGGGACCATGGTCGGTAAGCGCAAAGCCCCGTAATCCCCTGTTACGTATAATGGACACGATTTCAAGCAGTGTGTGAAATCCGCATGTGCTCCGTATGGAATGGACATGAAGATCGCATTCGAATATACCGGTGGGTTTCATCTGTTGTAGTGTAATCGTAATTCCTTTCTGTTCTGCGCACTTCCATAAAAAAACCTTGGTCTGTCACATCATGCCCATAATCCGGGCTGATTACCCCTTCCTTATTCCACATACGTTTCTTCGAGTACATCGACCGTTTCCGGGCGCTTATAGTTAATCATGGCGTCCCTGATCATGGATTTCAGGTCGGAAATTCTGACCCGTGACTGAACCATGCTGTCACGGTCGCGGACAGTGACCGTATCATCCTCGCGTGTCTGGGAATCGATGGTGATACAGTACGGCGTTCCCGCTTCATCCATGCGACGGTAACGGCGCCCGATCGATCCGCCTTCGTCGTAGAATACGGGGAATTCGCTCTTGAGCTCCTGGTGGATTTCATGGGCGCGCTCCGACATGCCGTCACGTTTTACGAGGGGGAAGACCGCCGCCTTGATCGGCGCCACGAGCGGGGAGATGCGCATGACTATGCGGTTTTCGGTTTCGCCGGGCTCTTCCTCGTAGGCATCCGTGAGAACTTCGAGCATGGTCCGGTCGACACCCGCCGATGTTTCAATGATATAGGGGATAAAACGCTCGTTGTTTTCCTGGTCGAAATAACTCATGTCCTTGCCGGAGAACTCGGTGTGCCGTTTGAGGTCGAAATCGGTCCTGTTGTGCACACCCTCGAGCTCCGACCAGCCGAAGGGGAAACGGTACTCGATATCAAAGGCCGATTTGGCGTAATGAGCCAGCTCGTCCGGGCCGTGCTCGTGCCACCGGATGCGTTCGGGACGGATTCCGAGACGGAGGTGGAAATTCCACCGCTGCATGCGCCAGTAATCCATCCACGAGTCAGCAGTCTCAGGCTTGACAAAGAACTGCATCTCCATCTGCTCGAACTCGCGCGACCGGAAAATAAAGTTTCCCGGCGTTATCTCGTTGCGGAATGCCTTGCCGACCTGAGCGATTCCAAAAGGAATTTTCTGGCGGGACGCATTGAGCACATTGAGAAAGTTGACATAGATTCCCTGGGCTGTTTCGGGACGGAGATAGGCGATGGAAGCCGAATCTTCCACCGGGCCGATATGGGTCTTGAACATGAGGTTGAACTGACGGACATCGGTGAGCTCGCCACCGCATTCGGGACACTTGGTAGTATCGATCTGGTCGGCCCGGAACCGCCGTTTGCATTCCTTGCAGTCGACCATGGGATCATGGAATCCCTCGACATGCCCCGATGCTTCCCAGACGCGGGGGTGCATGATGATGGAGGCGTCGATGCCCTCGATGTTTTCATTCTCCTGGACCATCGCCTTCCACCAGAGCCGCTTGATGTTGTTCTTAACCTCGACTCCGAGGGGGCCGAAATCCCAGCAGGCCGACTGGCCGCCATATATCTCGGATGACTGGAAAATGAACCCGCGCCGTTTGCACAGGCTCATGAGTTTTTCCATTTTCACCGGTGTCTTGTTCGTATGCTGCTTTGCCATGTATCCTCCGTCCGTGTATTGTACTATAAACTATTGTTATCAACCATTCAGGATGATTAGTGATAATGATTCGCCATAAAGGTACGGAGTAGGGGTAATTCATGAATTACCCCTACAATAATACTATTACATCGGTCAGGAAAAAAATCCGCGAAAATCGTCCTGATCTGCGAAAATCCGCGTTCTATCGGGTTTTGTGTTCGGACCGGATCAGTTCCCCTTCAGGAAATTTCCTCAGGAACGCGAGCGATTTTATCGGTCTCGATGTTCCGGAATGGTAGGCGAGAAACTGGAGGATGGTCTTTTCGACCTCCTGCCGCTGGCTGCCGCTTATGCTGAGTCTCGGCAGTTCTCCGGCTTCCGCGTCGAGAAGGCTCTTCATGATCATGAGCGCGCCGGCGCTTACCCTGAACCCGTACCGGTCCTCAGCCGGAGCGCAGGAACACAGCACACCGCCATCCGAAAAGCTGAAGAACACCGAGGAACTCCTGGGCCGTTTTCCGCACCTGACGCAGGCATCGAGCAGGGGCCGGTAACCGGTCGCCGAAAGGAGGCGCATCATGAACCGCCAGAGATGTTTGTCGGCATCTTTTTTTGCGCTCGCCTCGAGATCGCCGAGGGATTCGACGAGTAATCCGAATGTTCCGGCCGAGACATCCTCCTCCGCCGTGTGGGTCTGGGTTGTTTCAATCATGCATGAAGCGATCGCGAGGAGTTTCAGGTCATCCTTTATCCGTGAGTAATCGTTATCGATCTCCGTATTTGCAAGTGTCTGTATATCGCGTGTATCTTTCTGATAATAAATGCATTGTATCAACGTCACCGGTTCGAGCGATGCCCCGAATCTGCTTTGGGGACGGCGCGCTCCTTTTGCCATCACCTTGACGAGGCCATAGTGTTCGGTTATGAATGTGACAAGCTTCGAGGAATTGGACATCCTCATGGTTTTCGACACTATGGCCCGGGTTGAACGAAGTCCCATCAGTCCGACCTGTCAATCAAACTCGATATTTCAGGGAAAACCGTGCCGGCGCTCATGATAAGCTTCATCGCGTCTTCGATACTTATGGCGAGCGTAATAAGATCATCATCGGGAACAATAACCACCATACCCGAGGTCGGATTGGGTGTTGTGGGAATAAACACGCAGCTTGCACTTTTACCCAGTCGATCGCAGAACGGTCCGGAACAGTGATTGGTGACAAATCCCACAGAATAAATACCTTTTCGGGGGTATTCCACGATTACAGCCCTCTCGAAAAGAATTCCGCCGCCTTTTCCAAATGCATCGGCAAGCTGCCGAATCGCAAGGTAAACGCGGTTAACCAGCGGGATATAGTTTATTGCCCGTTCCCATATCTCGAAAATTTTTCTGCCGGCGTAATGACGGACCGACATACCGATGATGATAATTACAATGACGAGCGTCAGAGCACCCAGGCCGGGCAGGGATTTTTTCCCCAACGGCTCAAACAGGTACCGGGCATAAAATTTCCCCAGGATGCCGTCAAAAATTACAAACAGCCGCTGTATTATCCAGATCGACAGCGCGGTCGGAGCGAGAACGAGTAATCCTGTGGTGAAGTAGTTTCTCAATCTCAGAAGAAAAGGACTTTTATTTTTTGTTTCTTTACCGGGCATCTTTTTTCCCCGTCTGACCGCTGTCGGGAAGGGAAATTTTAAAAATTTCCTCCCCTTTCTTTATCATGCCGTATTCACGGCGTGCAATTTCCTCGATGTAGGTAGAATCGCTGAGGAGACGTTTCCGTTCGAGGAGCAGCGCTTCCTTTTTAATCAATGCTTCCTTAAGAACTTTCTCTTCCTTATGTTTCATCCTGATAAAACGCATGATATCGGTGATGTTTCTGCAGGAGTTATAAAAAAAATACACCGTCACAATAACGATGACGGATACGATCACATACCATCCCGGTTTCCGATTTCTTTGACGTTTCAGAGCAGTCATAAGTACCGCAATCAGTTTTTGTATACATCGTCAGGATCGAATACACGCTGAGCCACAATGGTAAATGAACCATCCTTCGGATCGATAGTACGGTAGAAGCACGACCTGTACCCCTTGTGGCAGGCAGCTCCGTGCCCCTGTGAGGTTACCCTGAAAAGGAGACAGTCCGCGTCGCAATCCACGAAAACTTTCCGCACCACCTGTGTGTTGCCGGAGCGTTCCCCCTTGACCCACAGTTCCTGCCGCGACCGCGACCAGTATGTCATCACGCCGGTTTCGAGGGTTTTTTTCAGGCTTTCAAGGTTCATCCAGGCGAACATCAGGACATCGCCGGTTTCATCGTCCTGGGTAATGACCGGGACAAGGCCCTTTTCATCGAATTTTATGGTTTCAATGTCCAAGAAAAATCTCCTTGTTCACAAGAATTCTCAATACTTCTCGCTTTAATTAAAGGATTTTCAGGATACGTTCCAATTGAGATTTAAACACAGGCAAATCAGCGGCTACGATCTCCCAAATAATCTCACGATCTATACCAAAGTATTGATGTACAATACGATGGCGCAGACCTACAATTTTATTCCATTCGATTGTAGAATGAATTTCTTTAAATTGAGTAGGAAGGCGGTTAGCTGCCTCACCGATGATTTCGAGATTCCGTACCACGGCATCAACTGTCTTTTCATCATACATGAATGAATCAGCGGAAAATCCTGAAACATACCGTTCAATTTTTTCAATGGATTCCAAGATATCTTCTATAAGTATCTTTTCAGGACGTTTAGACATAAACAATATCCTGTTCAATTTCACGCCAGTGTCGTGAATTTATTGCACGGTGCGAAATCACATCAACATGTTCACCAAGCAGATGTTCAATTTCATCAGCAAGGGTGACAAAATCCAGCCCGATGGATGGATCTACATCGACAATGATGTCTATATCGCTTCCCGGTATTGCATCACCTCGTGCAACCGAGCCGAACACTCCGATGCGTCGCACCTTGAATCGTCGTTCGAAATGCGGTTTGTTATGAGCAAGTAGTTTTACGATTTCCTCACATGATTTCATAGATAGTAATTCTTTCGTTAAGCATTAAAAATAATAATTTTTCACACCCGAATATTCCCGTTTCCGTACACCACCCACTTGTACGTGGTGAGGTCGGCGGTTCCCATCGGTCCGCGGGCATGGAGCTTGTCCGTGGAAATACCGATTTCCGCGCCGAGACCGTATACTCCGCCATCGGAAAAACGGGTCGAGGCATTCACCATCACCGACGAGGAGTCGACATTGGTCACAAAATACTCCGCCGCGGTTATGTCGGAAGTCACAATGGCATCCGTATGGCGCGAGGAGTACGTGTTGATATGATCGACAGCCTCTTCGAGCGAATCGACGATACGAACCGCGAGTATCAGATCGAGGTATTCGGTATACCAGTCGTCCTCGACAGCGACCTTCATGTCAGGAACAAGCGCCCGCGACCTCTCGCATCCCCGGAGCTCGACCTTCTTTTCCCTGAGCGCTTTTGCTGCACGGGGCAGAAAGACCGTGGCGACATCACGGTGCACGAGAAGCTTTTCGGCGGCATTGCATACGCCGGGACGCTGCGTTTTGGCGTTCACTATGATATTGAGCGCATCATCGAGATTCGCCGATTTATCGACATACACATGGCAGTTCCCCTCGTAGTGCTTTATAACGGGGACTCTGGCGCCATCCACAACCGCTTTGATCAGCTCCTTGCCGCCGCGCGGACTGAGAAGGTCGATAATGCCGGCAGCCTCGATCATATGTTTCACCCCTTCGCGCCCGGTCATCCCGATCATCGAAATCGCGCCATCGGGAATACCCTGCGAGACAGCGGCCGTATTGAGAATACCGGCCAGGACAAGGTTCGAGTTGATCGCCTCCTTGCCGCCGCGCAGGAGGACGGCGTTACCGGCCTTGAGGCACAATCCCGCGGCATCGGCGGTCACGTTTGGTCTCGACTCGTAGATAAATCCGATGAGTCCGATAGGGACACGCATTTTGCCGACACGAATGCCGGAAGGCCGCCGGACGACATCGGTCAATATGCCGACAGGGTCGGGAAACGACGCGATTTCTCGGAGTCCCTGCGCCATACCATCGATCCGTGAATCGGTGAGGGTCAGACGGTCTATCATGGCATCCTTCAGACCGTTCCGGTTCGCCGCGTCGATATCGATATTGTTTGCATCTCGGATTTCGGCTTTACAGGCAATAATCGCATCTGCCATCGCACGGAGGGCGTTGTCTTTTACCGCGCTTCCGATGCCTGCCATTTTCGTTGCGGCGCTCCGTGCTTTTTTCGCCTTTTCGATAACGTGCGTGTAGATATTATCCATTATCGCCGCCCTTTCGTGCTACGATCTGTTTTCGGTATGAACCATGTCGTTGCGGTGAATAACGGTTGTCCCGTTTGTATATCCGAGAATACCGTCGATCTCATTCGAATGCGCGCCCATAATTTTCCTTATCTCGTGGTGATCGTAGAGGGATACACCCCGCGCGATCTCGGTTCCATCCGGGCTCAGCACCGCCACGACATCCCCGATATCAAACGAACCTTCGGCGCCGGTAATTCCTTTCGGCAGAAGGCTTGCGTTTTTCTCTCTGATGGCTTTTGCCGCACCCTCGTCAACCCGTATCCGCCCCCGAACCTTTGCAGTCATCGCTATCCAGTGATGGCGTGCGTTGAGACCGTTACCCTCGGGACAAAAGAGCGTTCCCACATCTTCCCCCGCGAGAATCTGCGACAGTTTTACCGTACGGCCATGCGCAATGATCATTTTACCGCCGCTGCTCAGAATCCTTCGGGCAGCCTCGATTTTGGTACGCATACCTCCGACTGCGGCATTATCGCCGGAACCGCCGCAGAGCCCGGTGATTTCAGGTGTTATACGCGTCACTATCGGTATGAGTTTACCCTCGCCTTCTTCGGGGTGACGGTCATAGAG
This bacterium DNA region includes the following protein-coding sequences:
- the hisI gene encoding phosphoribosyl-AMP cyclohydrolase, with the protein product MDIETIKFDEKGLVPVITQDDETGDVLMFAWMNLESLKKTLETGVMTYWSRSRQELWVKGERSGNTQVVRKVFVDCDADCLLFRVTSQGHGAACHKGYRSCFYRTIDPKDGSFTIVAQRVFDPDDVYKN
- a CDS encoding decaprenyl-phosphate phosphoribosyltransferase is translated as MTIGDLAGCLRVRQWSKNSLLFAALIFARHAHQADYLSRSSIAFILFSLITGAVYTLNDIVDIAKDREHPLKKTRPIASGRISIKTAWFMVIILFAALIPLSFLFDTGFGLAVLVYIFLQIAYSVFLKNVVILDVFVISFGFLLRVIAGALAIHVVISNWILVCTMLLALFLALSKRRHELVLLENNADSHRQILREYSPYLLDQMIGIVTSATLVAYMIFTLSDETTAKFGSGMILTVPFVLYGIFRYLYLVHQKKVGGQPEEVLLSDIPLQLDILGYGIAALIVIYF
- a CDS encoding inositol monophosphatase; protein product: MTTCPENEYHDLYETLCAAARLGGSILREHFGKQKDIMYKGRINPVTNVDLQSEKAIIDLIKSRYPDHDIITEESHIELMGSPFRWIIDPLDGTVNYAHDYPFVSVSVALEIDGRLEIGAVFDPVREEFFSARRGHGAQCNGKPISVSKIDSLEKSLLATGFSYDIRENPYNNLAHFSHLIMSVQGIRRDGSAALNLCYSAMGRFDGYWELSISPWDIAAGTLITTEAGGTVTNLRGEPLSIYMNQIVATNGKIHDELVGHIRHVDREQYNMT
- a CDS encoding glutamate-5-semialdehyde dehydrogenase, which translates into the protein MDNIYTHVIEKAKKARSAATKMAGIGSAVKDNALRAMADAIIACKAEIRDANNIDIDAANRNGLKDAMIDRLTLTDSRIDGMAQGLREIASFPDPVGILTDVVRRPSGIRVGKMRVPIGLIGFIYESRPNVTADAAGLCLKAGNAVLLRGGKEAINSNLVLAGILNTAAVSQGIPDGAISMIGMTGREGVKHMIEAAGIIDLLSPRGGKELIKAVVDGARVPVIKHYEGNCHVYVDKSANLDDALNIIVNAKTQRPGVCNAAEKLLVHRDVATVFLPRAAKALREKKVELRGCERSRALVPDMKVAVEDDWYTEYLDLILAVRIVDSLEEAVDHINTYSSRHTDAIVTSDITAAEYFVTNVDSSSVMVNASTRFSDGGVYGLGAEIGISTDKLHARGPMGTADLTTYKWVVYGNGNIRV
- the recO gene encoding DNA repair protein RecO — translated: MGLRSTRAIVSKTMRMSNSSKLVTFITEHYGLVKVMAKGARRPQSRFGASLEPVTLIQCIYYQKDTRDIQTLANTEIDNDYSRIKDDLKLLAIASCMIETTQTHTAEEDVSAGTFGLLVESLGDLEASAKKDADKHLWRFMMRLLSATGYRPLLDACVRCGKRPRSSSVFFSFSDGGVLCSCAPAEDRYGFRVSAGALMIMKSLLDAEAGELPRLSISGSQRQEVEKTILQFLAYHSGTSRPIKSLAFLRKFPEGELIRSEHKTR
- a CDS encoding DUF502 domain-containing protein; the encoded protein is MPGKETKNKSPFLLRLRNYFTTGLLVLAPTALSIWIIQRLFVIFDGILGKFYARYLFEPLGKKSLPGLGALTLVIVIIIIGMSVRHYAGRKIFEIWERAINYIPLVNRVYLAIRQLADAFGKGGGILFERAVIVEYPRKGIYSVGFVTNHCSGPFCDRLGKSASCVFIPTTPNPTSGMVVIVPDDDLITLAISIEDAMKLIMSAGTVFPEISSLIDRSD
- a CDS encoding DUF362 domain-containing protein, which gives rise to MNRSRVSVFGTSPATVLDDYGKLMRKASYTGTVKPGDETVLAVDLSWHHFFPSVSTTPWQLDGVLKTLIDDGFAPERLSVCYGWRDGVSTKKGEVFNRFVPVLERYGIGAFHLSEGERWIRYEPKTALRILPEIFPEGIYIPERLSGKSVILLPTMKTEALSIIAGALYTCFETLFDRNSTRAYGAFHEALADAFTIAGDVFGGIFTVMDGVFTGEGPGPLSYMPNERNLLLASSDPVALDAVAAFLMGIDPLSIPFIRLAHEDGLGTGDLNVIDIDGEDISSVRFAMNTGKTGMDTRLRLLEKGLAGSLLRPLARILTVMYSDFHWYVRIGEKRIRTTMKGEWLKVFEGYRKKTG
- the proB gene encoding glutamate 5-kinase, encoding MLARVRRVVLKLGTKMLTSGPYTLDYEALARLALDIADLRKNGYEIVLVSSGAIAAGMGRMGIRQRPKSIPQLQALASIGQNLLMNAFEKSLGLFGFPIAQVLLTIDDIDDRKRYVNVQNTLNELLRMKVVPVINENDSVGTEEVKVGDNDNLSAYVSSLVDADLLVLFTDVEGLYDRHPEEGEGKLIPIVTRITPEITGLCGGSGDNAAVGGMRTKIEAARRILSSGGKMIIAHGRTVKLSQILAGEDVGTLFCPEGNGLNARHHWIAMTAKVRGRIRVDEGAAKAIREKNASLLPKGITGAEGSFDIGDVVAVLSPDGTEIARGVSLYDHHEIRKIMGAHSNEIDGILGYTNGTTVIHRNDMVHTENRS
- a CDS encoding septum formation initiator family protein, with translation MIVSVIVIVTVYFFYNSCRNITDIMRFIRMKHKEEKVLKEALIKKEALLLERKRLLSDSTYIEEIARREYGMIKKGEEIFKISLPDSGQTGKKDAR
- a CDS encoding glycine--tRNA ligase encodes the protein MAKQHTNKTPVKMEKLMSLCKRRGFIFQSSEIYGGQSACWDFGPLGVEVKNNIKRLWWKAMVQENENIEGIDASIIMHPRVWEASGHVEGFHDPMVDCKECKRRFRADQIDTTKCPECGGELTDVRQFNLMFKTHIGPVEDSASIAYLRPETAQGIYVNFLNVLNASRQKIPFGIAQVGKAFRNEITPGNFIFRSREFEQMEMQFFVKPETADSWMDYWRMQRWNFHLRLGIRPERIRWHEHGPDELAHYAKSAFDIEYRFPFGWSELEGVHNRTDFDLKRHTEFSGKDMSYFDQENNERFIPYIIETSAGVDRTMLEVLTDAYEEEPGETENRIVMRISPLVAPIKAAVFPLVKRDGMSERAHEIHQELKSEFPVFYDEGGSIGRRYRRMDEAGTPYCITIDSQTREDDTVTVRDRDSMVQSRVRISDLKSMIRDAMINYKRPETVDVLEETYVE
- a CDS encoding DUF86 domain-containing protein; amino-acid sequence: MSKRPEKILIEDILESIEKIERYVSGFSADSFMYDEKTVDAVVRNLEIIGEAANRLPTQFKEIHSTIEWNKIVGLRHRIVHQYFGIDREIIWEIVAADLPVFKSQLERILKIL
- a CDS encoding nucleotidyltransferase family protein produces the protein MKSCEEIVKLLAHNKPHFERRFKVRRIGVFGSVARGDAIPGSDIDIIVDVDPSIGLDFVTLADEIEHLLGEHVDVISHRAINSRHWREIEQDIVYV